A single genomic interval of Perca fluviatilis chromosome 19, GENO_Pfluv_1.0, whole genome shotgun sequence harbors:
- the LOC120548157 gene encoding exportin-5: MADQVAAMCDQLIKAVNVMMDPETDQIYRLEALKFCEEFKETSTFCVPCGLQLADKAQTAVVRHFGLQILEHVIKFRWNNMQQQEKVQLKECAMQLLSTGTHAILEEESHIKDALSRIIVEMIKREWPQHWPDMLKEMEALTSHGEAQTELVMLILLRLAEDVITFQTLPTQRRRDIQQTLTQNMENIFSFMIAILHVNVEDYRKLKGSLGHELQARAHCRVAVATLNTLAGYIDWVSLVHITCGNCHLLEMLCLLLSEPELQLEAAECLLIAISRKGKLEDRKPFMLLFDDVAIHYILSAAQSADGLAICKKSSESQAVEVVERRYIFLKRLCQVLCALGGQLCSLVGSDVEVDVPANLSKYMEAFLAFTTHSSQFLKSSTLATWGALFRHETLSKDVVVVDKAIKFLRACMTNLLKTGFPSRADNPSCEYSRVDFDSDEDFNSFFHSFRAQQGEVVRIACRIVPLEAFQIAAEWLQYQIASPIDTGATTSKTAEGLCSLLSPSVVQWDAMTVFMECMVAQIFKNVEEEKLPIDQSMELLQAVLNYDTNDPLILSCVLTNVSALFPFVTLRPHFLPPVLYKLFKAITFEVGQESKAPRTRAVKNVRRHACSSIIKICRDYPQFILPCFDMFYNHVKKMFSGDAMLTNMEKCSLMEALVLISNQFKDFAKQKAFLDELMALVVAEWTSDEMRHVLWDPAMFLSFVGADQVVTEQSKDTDTAALNRGRLSFCLYAMLGVVKRARWPADLEEAKAGGFVMGYTPAGAPIYRNPCTAQFLVLLPNLLALIRTHNSLYMPENMTRLSATFSRAHEVMDTEKNVVLGLSQHLLDIYDSPVYRTNLERMQGFFTTLYDNCFHVLGNAGLSLQQEFYTIERLAEEISGSAFVSLDHVPDHRLRPMIRVFLRQLVVSCPQEYYNSLLCPLLGPLFAYMLQRLNAKWQVINQRTSVNGEDEEEAVCQESQVTQEMFEEQLVRLLTREVLDLLAVSCISKKGPEPAANKEEVDEEDMMMDLVQTASPAQPTEELTELGKCLMKHENIYMTLLTLSFTSLSWKDTTNCHRTASMVCWTLLRQVVGGNLLPEAVTWFYTSVLRGLQVHGQHEVCNSALSQLAMLIYENLRPRYIELKAVMTQIPNIGVEALDQYDHRLMDPNAPKVGDKKRKDQFKKLIAGTVGKALCQQFRKEVHIRNLPSLFKKPKPDKDLLPNSEALGLAALFSPENNTL; the protein is encoded by the exons ATGGCTGACCAGGTGGCCGCCATGTGTGATCAGCTTATTAAAGCTGTGAATGTGATGATGGATCCAGAAACAGACCAAATTTACCGACTGGAGGCCCTAAAG TTTTGCGAAGAGTTTAAAGAGACGAGCACCTTCTGTGTCCCATGTGGCTTACAACTGGCCGACAAAGCCCAGACAGCTGTAGTGAGACACTTTGGTTTGCAAATTCTGGAGCACGTCATCAA GTTTCGATGGAACAACATGCAACAACAAGAGAAAGTTCAGTTGAAGGAGTGTGCCATGCAGCTGTTATCAACT GGTACTCATGCTATCCTGGAGGAGGAGAGCCACATCAAAGATGCCCTGTCAAGAATCATTGTGGAAATGATAAAGAGAGAATGGCCTCAACATTGGCCAGATATGCTGAAAGAGATGGAGGCTCTCACCAGCCATGGG GAGGCACAGACAGAGCTGGTTATGTTGATCCTGTTGAGGCTGGCAGAGGATGTGATCACCTTCCAGACGCTGCCCACCCAGCGACGCAGAGACATCCAGCAGACACTCACCCAAAACATGGAAAACATCTTCAGCTTCATGATCGCCATTCTGCATGTTAATGTCGAGGACTACCGTAAACTG AAAGGGTCACTTGGACATGAACTGCAG GCCAGAGCTCACTGTCGAGTTGCTGTGGCTACACTGAACACGCTTGCAGGCTACATAGACTGGGTGTCTCTGGTGCACATTACCTGTGGAAACTGTCATCTGCTGGAGATGTTGTGTTTGCTGCTGAGCGAACCGGAGCTGCAGCTGGAGGCAGCAGAGTGTCTGCTCATCGCTATCAGCCGGAAG GGCAAGCTGGAGGATAGGAAGCCATTCATGCTGCTGTTTGATGATGTGGCCATCCACTACATCCTTTCTGCAGCCCA GTCAGCCGATGGACTTGCAATATGTAAGAAATCCTCTGAATCACA AGCAGTGGAGGTGGTGGAGCGGCGTTACATCTTCCTGAAGAGGCTGTGTCAGGTCCTGTGTGCTCTGGGAGGACAGCTCTGCTCGTTGGTG GGTTCAGATGTAGAGGTCGATGTACCTGCAAATCTCAGCAAGTACATGGAAGCCTTTTTAGCCTTCACTACACATTCCAGTCAG tTTTTAAAGTCGTCCACTCTGGCTACTTGGGGAGCTTTGTTCAGACATGAGACTCTGTCAAAGGATGTGGTTGTTGTGGATAAGGCCATCAAATTCCTCAGAGCGTGTATGACCAACCTACTCAAG ACTGGATTTCCATCTAGAGCTGATAACCCAAGCTGCGAGTACTCGCGTGTGGACTTTGACAGCGACGAGGACTTTAATTCTTTCTTTCATT CTTTCCGAGCACAGCAGGGAGAGGTGGTGAGGATTGCATGTCGCATTGTCCCTCTGGAGGCTTTCCAGATAGCAGCAGAATGGTTACAGTATCAGATCGCCAGCCCTATTGATACTGGGGCTACCACAT CTAAGACTGCTGAGGGCCTGTGCTCCCTCCTGTCTCCGTCAGTGGTCCAGTGGGATGCAATGACCGTCTTCATGGAATGTATGGTCGCACAGATCTTCAAAAATGTAGAAGAGGAG AAGTTGCCCATAGATCAGAGCATGGAGCTGCTGCAGGCTGTGCTGAACTACGACACCAATGATCCGCTCATCTTGTCCTGTGTGCTCACCAACGTCTCTGCCCTCTTCCCATTTGTCACACTAAGGCCGCACTTCCTGCCACCGGTCCTCTACAAG CTGTTTAAAGCCATCACATTTGAGGTTGGTCAGGAAAGTAAG GCACCTCGAACCCGAGCTGTAAAGAACGTGAGGAGGCACGCCTGTTCTTCCATCATCAAAATATGCCGGGATTACCCACAGTTCATCTTG CCTTGTTTCGACATGTTTTACAATCACGTAAAGAAGATGTTCTCAGGGGACGCCATGCTCACTAACATGGAGAAATGTTCACTGATGGAAGCTCTGGTGCTCATCAGTAACCAGTTCAAAGACTTTGCAAAGCAGAAGGCTTTTCTAGATGAACTGATGGCTTTAGTGGTTGCAGAATGGACCTCGGATGAGATGAGGCA TGTGCTGTGGGACCCTGCTATGTTCCTGTCCTTTGTTGGAGCTGATCAGGTTGTCACTGAGCAAAGTAAAGATACAGACACAGCGGCCCTTAATAGGGGGCGG TTGAGCTTCTGCTTATATGCCATGTTGGGGGTGGTGAAGCGGGCACGCTGGCCTGCAGACCTGGAGGAAGCCAAGGCTGGTGGCTTTGTGATGGGCTACACTCCTGCAGGAGCTCCCATCTACAGAAACCCCTGCACTGCCCAGTTTCTGGTCTTGCTGCCCAACCTGCTGGCTCTAATCAG GACTCACAACAGCTTGTACATGCCAGAGAACATGACTCGTCTGAGTGCGACTTTCTCCAGGGCCCATGAAGTGATGGATACAGAGAAAAATGTGGTTCTTG GTCTCTCTCAGCATCTTCTGGATATTTATGACTCTCCTGTGTATAGAACCAACCTGGAGCGAATGCAGGGATTTTTCACCACATTGTATGACAACTG CTTCCATGTCCTGGGGAACGCGGGTCTGTCTCTGCAGCAGGAATTCTACACCATTGAGAGGTTGGCAGaagaaatatctggctctgcTTTTGTCTCCCTCGACCATGTGCCTGACCACAGACTTCGCCCTATGATTC GGGTGTTTCTGAGGCAGTTGGTGGTGTCGTGTCCTCAGGAGTACTACAACAGTCTACTCTGCCCCCTGCTGGGACCTCTGTTCGCCTACATGCTGCAG AGACTCAATGCCAAGTGGCAGGTCATCAACCAGAGGACTTCTGTCAA tggggaggacgaggaggaggcgGTGTGTCAGGAGAGCCAGGTGACGCAGGAGATGTTTGAGGAGCAGCTGGTTCGCCTGCTCACCAGGGAGGTGCTGGATCTTCTCG CTGTGAGCTGTATTTCCAAAAAAGGGCCTGAACCAGCAGCAAATAAGGAGGAAGTAGATG AGGAAGACATGATGATGGATTTAGTGCAGACGGCGTCTCCTGCCCAGCCCACAGAGGAGCTGACTGAGCTGGGAAAATGCCTGATGAAACACGAG AACATCTACATGACCCTGTTGACCCTCTCCTTCACCTCTCTGTCGTGGAAGGACACCACCAACTGTCACCGCACTGCCTCCATGGTCTGCTGGACACTTTTGCGGCAG GTCGTAGGGGGTAATCTTCTTCCTGAGGCGGTGACGTGGTTCTATACCAGTGTTCTTCGGGGCCTTCAGGTTCACGGGCAGCATGAGGTCTGCAACTCTGCCCTCTCTCAGCTGGCCATGCTCATCTATGAAAACCTG CGTCCTCGCTACATTGAGCTGAAAGCAGTGATGACCCAGATCCCAAACATCGGTGTGGAGGCTCTGGACCAGTATGATCACAGGCTCATGGACCCCAATGCCCCGAAGGTTGGAGACAAGAAGAGGAAAGACCAGTTCAAGAAGCTCATTGCAGGAACTGTTGGG AAAGCTCTGTGCCAGCAGTTCAGGAAGGAGGTTCATATCCGGAATCTTCCATCGCTCTTTAAAAAGCCAAAGCCAGACAAGGATCTGCTACCGAACAGTGAAGCACTGGGCCTGGCAGCTCTCTTCTCCCCGGAGAATAATACCCTGTAG